A genomic window from Aquitalea aquatilis includes:
- a CDS encoding DeoR/GlpR family DNA-binding transcription regulator → MSRSPRHDKILQLVRENGFMPIEELARLLDVTPQTIRRDINQLCEENLLRRYHGGAALGSSVENEDYFARKGKFQSEKAHIADMIAGSIPDHASLFMSIGTTIEAVAQALTITHKGLRVITNNIHVASIMSANPDFTVMITSGVVRASDGGITGVATLDFINQFKVDYAIIGVSGIETDGSLLDFDYREVRVAQAMMANARHRYLAADHSKFGRNALVRMGHISEFHTVFTDAEPPESLAKLLEEHNVRLILADAV, encoded by the coding sequence ATGAGCCGCTCACCCCGTCACGACAAGATTCTGCAGCTGGTCCGCGAAAACGGCTTCATGCCGATCGAAGAGCTGGCCAGACTGCTCGATGTCACGCCGCAGACCATCCGGCGCGACATCAACCAGCTGTGCGAAGAAAATTTGCTGCGCCGTTACCATGGTGGAGCTGCCCTGGGCAGCAGCGTGGAAAACGAGGATTACTTTGCGCGCAAAGGAAAATTTCAGAGCGAAAAGGCACATATTGCCGACATGATCGCCGGCAGCATTCCCGATCACGCTTCGCTGTTCATGAGCATAGGCACCACCATCGAGGCGGTGGCGCAGGCGCTCACCATCACCCACAAGGGTTTGCGCGTCATCACCAACAATATCCATGTGGCCTCCATCATGTCGGCCAACCCGGATTTCACCGTGATGATCACCTCCGGCGTGGTGCGCGCATCGGATGGCGGCATTACTGGTGTGGCGACGCTGGACTTCATCAACCAGTTCAAGGTGGACTACGCCATCATCGGCGTGTCCGGTATCGAAACCGATGGCTCGCTGCTGGATTTCGACTACCGCGAAGTACGGGTGGCACAGGCGATGATGGCCAATGCCCGTCACCGCTATCTGGCGGCCGACCACAGCAAGTTTGGCCGCAATGCCCTGGTGCGCATGGGCCATATCAGTGAATTCCACACTGTGTTCACCGATGCCGAGCCGCCGGAGTCGCTGGCCAAGCTGCTGGAAGAACACAATGTCAGGCTGATTCTGGCCGACGCAGTCTGA
- the argH gene encoding argininosuccinate lyase, with protein sequence MQESHAWSGRFSEPVSELVKKYTASIDFDKRLAEFDIEGSLAHAAMLNKAGVLSDDDVAAIRRGMAEILDDIRAGRLEWSVDLEDVHMNVERRLTDKIGDAGKRLHTGRSRNDQVATDIRLWLRAQIDAIVGFIAELQTSLLELAEQHADTVMPGFTHLQVAQPVTFGHHMLAYVEMLARDAERMTDCRKRVNRLPLGAAALAGTTFPIDRHYTAQLLGFDDVCHNSLDAVSDRDFAIEFTAAASLVMVHLSRLSEELILWMSPRVGFIDIADRFCTGSSIMPQKKNPDVPELVRGKSGRVVGHLIALVTLMKAQPLAYNKDNQEDKEPLFDTVDTLIDTLRIYADMMRGVTVKPEAMRAAVLQGFATATDLADYLVKKGLPFRDSHEVVALSVRYAEGRGVDLADLSLEELQQFSKLIEQDIYQVLTPEGSLAQRDHVGGTAPNQVRAQIARHKARLAS encoded by the coding sequence ATGCAAGAAAGCCATGCCTGGTCCGGTCGCTTCAGCGAACCGGTTTCCGAACTCGTCAAGAAATACACCGCCTCGATCGACTTCGACAAACGTCTGGCCGAATTCGACATCGAGGGCTCGCTGGCTCACGCCGCCATGCTGAACAAGGCTGGTGTGCTGTCCGATGACGACGTGGCGGCTATCCGACGCGGCATGGCTGAAATCCTGGACGACATCCGCGCCGGCCGGCTGGAGTGGAGTGTGGATCTGGAAGACGTGCACATGAATGTGGAACGTCGCCTCACCGACAAGATCGGCGATGCCGGCAAGCGCCTGCACACCGGCCGTTCGCGCAATGACCAGGTCGCCACCGACATCCGCCTGTGGCTGCGCGCGCAGATCGACGCCATCGTCGGCTTCATCGCCGAACTGCAAACCAGCCTGCTGGAGCTGGCCGAACAACACGCTGATACCGTGATGCCGGGCTTCACCCACCTGCAAGTAGCCCAGCCGGTGACCTTTGGCCACCACATGCTGGCCTACGTGGAAATGCTGGCGCGCGACGCCGAACGCATGACCGACTGCCGCAAGCGCGTCAACCGCCTGCCGCTGGGCGCTGCCGCACTGGCCGGCACCACCTTCCCCATCGACCGCCACTACACCGCCCAGCTGCTGGGCTTTGACGATGTCTGCCACAACTCGCTGGACGCCGTGTCCGACCGTGACTTCGCCATCGAATTCACCGCCGCCGCCAGCCTGGTGATGGTGCATCTGAGCCGCCTGTCGGAAGAGCTGATCCTGTGGATGAGCCCGCGCGTCGGCTTCATCGACATCGCCGACCGCTTCTGCACCGGCAGCTCCATCATGCCGCAGAAGAAAAACCCGGACGTGCCGGAACTGGTACGCGGTAAATCCGGCCGCGTGGTGGGCCACCTGATTGCGCTGGTCACCCTGATGAAGGCGCAGCCGCTGGCCTACAACAAGGATAATCAGGAAGACAAGGAACCCTTGTTCGACACCGTGGACACGCTGATCGACACCCTGCGCATCTACGCCGACATGATGCGTGGCGTCACCGTGAAGCCGGAAGCCATGCGCGCCGCCGTGCTGCAGGGCTTTGCCACCGCCACCGATCTGGCCGACTACCTGGTGAAGAAGGGCCTGCCTTTCCGCGACAGCCACGAAGTGGTGGCGCTGAGCGTGCGCTACGCCGAAGGCCGTGGTGTGGATCTGGCCGACCTGTCGCTGGAGGAGCTGCAACAGTTCAGCAAGCTGATCGAGCAGGACATCTACCAGGTGCTGACACCTGAGGGCAGCCTGGCCCAGCGCGACCATGTTGGCGGCACTGCGCCGAATCAGGTACGCGCCCAGATTGCCCGTCACAAGGCAAGACTGGCCAGTTGA
- a CDS encoding ribonuclease catalytic domain-containing protein, with protein sequence MNVFYEESGSFKVGTIVSRSDASLQVDTQHGKRAKIKSSNVFLEFSSTVADFLPAAEKMADEIDLDFLWECSPEDEFEHDVLAADYWGHAPSALESAAIILRVFGAPMYFYKKGKGRYKKAPEEALKAALAGIERKKREQEQIDGWVAELKAGSLPEAIRSQLMSLLWKPDKSTLEFKAFDQAARELNQPPLKLAQSVGGISSVPDYLMAGFLMEYFPKGAGFGKYAAPQPPQDLPLAEAVAFSIDDANTTEIDDALSVVDLPDGNKRVGIHIAAPTLGVPVDSDIEKLVWSRLSTVYFPGDKITMLPDDVVQAFTLQEGQDCPALSLYVDVTPEFEPVAYESRIEKVRIGANLRHAQLEQQFNEDTLLNDPGIDYPFKQELTWLWHFANALEKRRGKYDPTRPVQMDYNFDVVDGKVQITLRKRGGPMDKLVSELMILANSEWGRMLAEADIPAMYRAQSMGKVRMTTRPEPHIGLGVAQYAWATSPLRRATDFVNQRQLTAMIRGEKPQFEQGNAMLFALLRDFDATYSAYLGFQDKLEHFWCLRWFTQEGVSNITATFIKEDLVRIDGLPMRVRIPGLPELARGDRIQLGVIRIDELMAEIEFRFTGVVGHVEAASEEEEG encoded by the coding sequence ATGAACGTATTTTACGAAGAAAGCGGCTCCTTCAAGGTTGGCACGATCGTTTCCCGTTCCGATGCCAGCTTGCAGGTAGATACTCAACATGGCAAGCGAGCCAAGATCAAATCCAGCAATGTTTTTCTCGAGTTTAGCTCGACTGTGGCAGATTTTCTGCCTGCAGCTGAAAAAATGGCCGATGAAATTGATCTGGATTTCCTGTGGGAGTGCAGTCCGGAAGACGAGTTCGAGCACGATGTGCTGGCCGCCGATTACTGGGGCCATGCGCCTTCGGCACTGGAAAGTGCAGCCATCATCCTGCGAGTATTCGGCGCGCCCATGTATTTTTACAAAAAGGGCAAGGGCCGTTACAAGAAAGCCCCGGAAGAAGCACTGAAAGCCGCGCTGGCCGGCATCGAGCGCAAGAAGCGCGAGCAGGAGCAGATCGACGGCTGGGTCGCCGAACTGAAGGCCGGCAGCTTGCCGGAGGCCATCCGCAGCCAGTTGATGTCGCTGCTGTGGAAACCGGACAAGAGCACGCTGGAGTTCAAGGCCTTTGATCAGGCCGCGCGCGAACTGAACCAGCCGCCGCTGAAACTGGCGCAAAGCGTGGGCGGCATCAGTTCGGTGCCCGACTACCTGATGGCCGGTTTCCTGATGGAATACTTCCCCAAGGGCGCCGGTTTCGGCAAATACGCGGCACCGCAGCCGCCGCAAGACCTGCCGCTGGCAGAAGCGGTGGCCTTCTCCATTGATGATGCCAACACCACCGAGATCGACGATGCGCTGTCGGTTGTCGATCTGCCGGATGGCAACAAGCGTGTCGGCATCCATATCGCCGCCCCCACGCTGGGCGTGCCGGTGGATTCGGACATCGAAAAGCTGGTGTGGAGCCGCCTGTCCACCGTGTATTTCCCCGGCGACAAGATCACCATGCTGCCGGATGACGTGGTACAGGCCTTCACCCTGCAGGAAGGCCAGGATTGCCCGGCGCTCAGCCTGTACGTGGATGTCACGCCCGAGTTCGAGCCGGTGGCCTATGAAAGCCGCATCGAGAAGGTGCGCATCGGGGCCAACCTGCGCCATGCCCAGCTGGAACAGCAGTTCAACGAAGACACCCTGCTGAACGATCCGGGTATCGACTACCCCTTCAAGCAGGAACTGACCTGGCTGTGGCATTTTGCCAATGCGCTGGAAAAGCGCCGTGGCAAATACGACCCCACCCGCCCGGTGCAGATGGACTACAACTTCGATGTGGTCGATGGCAAGGTGCAGATCACCCTGCGCAAGCGCGGCGGGCCCATGGACAAGCTGGTGTCGGAACTGATGATTCTGGCCAACAGCGAGTGGGGCCGCATGCTGGCCGAGGCCGACATCCCCGCCATGTACCGTGCCCAGAGCATGGGCAAGGTGCGCATGACCACCCGTCCCGAGCCGCATATCGGCCTGGGCGTGGCGCAATATGCCTGGGCCACCTCGCCGCTGCGTCGTGCCACCGACTTCGTCAACCAGCGCCAGCTCACCGCGATGATCCGTGGCGAAAAGCCGCAGTTCGAGCAGGGCAACGCCATGCTGTTCGCCCTGCTGCGCGATTTTGACGCGACTTACTCTGCCTATCTGGGTTTCCAGGACAAGCTGGAGCATTTCTGGTGCCTGCGCTGGTTTACCCAGGAAGGGGTCAGCAATATCACCGCCACCTTCATCAAGGAAGATCTGGTACGGATCGACGGCCTGCCGATGCGGGTACGCATTCCGGGCCTGCCGGAACTGGCACGGGGCGACCGTATCCAGCTGGGCGTGATCCGCATCGACGAACTGATGGCCGAGATCGAGTTCCGCTTCACTGGCGTGGTGGGCCATGTCGAAGCGGCCAGCGAGGAAGAAGAAGGTTGA
- a CDS encoding EAL domain-containing protein: MQFPSIEPLGRSQRIMLTMLPGLALFMLGGLLMLYQFHAAIQHALKAQLAYKLEKIEQIVDRAQRTGEGMLQQPSVDCQVIYPEMRRQVTIQPYVRSMRLIDHAGRVYCDSVIGWHAPAYSQEYPRVQRLQLKPGNRLSPWHPLLLLWLEAKRTDVGGIQVVVDSEYLKDRLTHLEQDSWFYLHVGDSWLSESGEMIAPQPRPYWQQRRLASARYPLELVMDFSMPAMLQQRASQEPDQLLLLLLFSCTFSWGFHRLLLRSGAPSRELQRAVRQQEFIPYLQPLVDSQHLQWCGVEVLMRWQHPLDGMVLPELFIPFAESTGHIVAMTRSLMQQTAAQLGVLSLPAGFQISINVSAAYVADGSLPADCAAFLSAFPPGSIRLTLELTERELINTGPQTDALLAQLHDLGVRIAIDDFGTGHSSLSYLQKMDVDELKIDRSFVAGIGSDSLSADILDSILQLAAKLGLTVVAEGVECMQQEDYLRQHGAHLLQGYRYARPMPISEFMLRPEWHNRPSEPRTRVHAEVHP; this comes from the coding sequence GTGCAATTTCCTTCCATCGAGCCGCTGGGGCGCAGCCAGCGCATCATGCTCACCATGCTGCCCGGGCTGGCCTTGTTCATGCTGGGCGGCCTGTTGATGCTGTACCAGTTTCATGCGGCCATCCAGCACGCGTTGAAGGCCCAGCTTGCTTACAAGCTGGAAAAAATCGAGCAGATCGTGGATCGGGCCCAGAGAACCGGCGAGGGCATGCTGCAACAGCCCAGTGTGGACTGTCAGGTCATTTATCCGGAAATGCGCCGCCAAGTCACCATCCAGCCCTATGTCCGTTCGATGCGCCTGATCGACCACGCCGGCCGGGTGTATTGCGATTCGGTGATTGGCTGGCATGCGCCGGCCTATTCGCAGGAATACCCGCGCGTGCAGCGGCTGCAATTAAAACCGGGTAACCGGCTATCGCCCTGGCACCCCTTGCTGTTGTTGTGGCTGGAGGCAAAGCGTACTGATGTCGGCGGCATCCAGGTCGTGGTGGATAGTGAATATCTCAAGGACAGACTGACTCATCTGGAGCAGGACTCCTGGTTTTATCTGCATGTGGGCGACAGCTGGTTAAGCGAAAGTGGCGAGATGATTGCGCCGCAGCCCCGCCCTTACTGGCAGCAGCGACGCCTGGCCTCGGCACGCTATCCACTGGAGCTGGTGATGGATTTCTCCATGCCCGCCATGTTGCAGCAAAGGGCAAGTCAGGAGCCGGATCAACTGCTGCTGCTGCTGCTGTTCAGCTGCACCTTCAGCTGGGGTTTTCATCGCCTGCTGCTGCGCAGCGGGGCGCCCAGCCGCGAATTGCAACGGGCGGTGCGCCAGCAGGAATTCATTCCTTACCTGCAACCGCTGGTCGATAGCCAGCACCTGCAGTGGTGTGGGGTGGAAGTGCTGATGCGCTGGCAGCATCCGCTCGATGGCATGGTGTTGCCGGAGCTGTTCATCCCCTTTGCCGAAAGTACCGGCCATATCGTGGCCATGACCCGCTCGCTGATGCAGCAGACTGCCGCGCAACTGGGCGTGCTCAGCTTGCCCGCTGGTTTTCAGATCAGCATCAATGTCAGTGCCGCCTATGTGGCCGATGGCTCCCTGCCGGCCGACTGCGCCGCTTTCCTGTCGGCCTTCCCGCCCGGCAGCATCCGGCTCACCCTGGAGCTGACCGAGCGCGAACTGATCAACACCGGCCCGCAAACCGATGCCTTGCTGGCGCAGCTGCATGATCTGGGTGTGCGCATTGCCATCGATGACTTCGGCACCGGGCATTCCAGCTTGTCCTATTTGCAGAAAATGGATGTGGATGAACTGAAGATAGACCGCAGCTTTGTCGCCGGCATCGGCAGTGACAGCCTGTCGGCGGATATCCTGGACAGCATTCTGCAACTGGCTGCCAAGCTGGGGCTGACGGTGGTGGCGGAAGGCGTGGAGTGCATGCAGCAGGAAGATTATCTGCGCCAGCATGGTGCACACCTGCTGCAAGGCTACCGCTATGCGCGGCCGATGCCGATCAGTGAGTTCATGCTGCGTCCCGAATGGCATAATAGGCCATCCGAACCGCGTACCCGCGTTCACGCCGAGGTACACCCCTAA
- a CDS encoding aldo/keto reductase has protein sequence MHTLPPAQLAPGGPVVQVAAGLWRLHDWNFSPAELAHWIEHAISLGITTFDHADLYGGFRCEALFGQWLKANSGRREHIQLVSKCSIKPEDASRGWQVKHYDSSRAHILASVDTSLQNLGTDYLDLLLIHRPDPLMNPDEVADTFASLKASGKVRHFGVSNFSPSQFALLASRTPLLTNQLEASLLHTAPLFDGSFDQCLQAGIRPMVWSPLAGGLLLQAAAHPALHAVLADIAGELAVQPATVALAWLLRHPARPLPIVGSRRLSALDEAAAACQLHLERQHWFALLEAAHGHSVA, from the coding sequence ATGCACACCTTGCCACCTGCACAACTGGCCCCGGGAGGGCCAGTTGTGCAGGTGGCCGCCGGCCTGTGGCGGCTGCACGACTGGAATTTCTCCCCAGCCGAGCTGGCACACTGGATCGAGCATGCCATCAGCCTCGGCATCACCACCTTCGACCATGCCGATCTCTACGGTGGTTTTCGCTGCGAGGCGCTGTTCGGCCAATGGCTGAAGGCCAACTCCGGCCGGCGTGAGCACATCCAGCTGGTGAGCAAGTGCAGCATCAAGCCGGAAGATGCCAGCCGCGGCTGGCAGGTGAAGCACTACGACAGCAGCCGCGCCCATATCCTGGCGTCGGTAGATACCTCCTTGCAAAACCTGGGCACGGACTATCTGGACCTGCTGCTGATCCACCGCCCGGACCCGCTCATGAACCCGGACGAAGTGGCCGACACCTTTGCCAGCCTCAAGGCCAGCGGCAAGGTGCGGCACTTTGGCGTGTCCAATTTCAGCCCCAGCCAGTTTGCCCTGCTGGCATCGCGCACCCCGCTGCTCACCAATCAGCTGGAGGCCTCGCTGCTGCACACCGCGCCCTTGTTCGACGGCAGCTTCGACCAGTGCCTGCAGGCCGGCATTCGGCCCATGGTGTGGTCGCCGCTGGCTGGCGGCCTGCTATTGCAGGCAGCGGCCCACCCGGCCCTGCATGCCGTACTGGCTGACATTGCCGGCGAATTGGCCGTCCAGCCGGCCACCGTAGCGCTGGCCTGGCTGCTGCGCCACCCGGCCCGCCCCTTGCCCATCGTCGGCTCGCGCCGCCTGTCGGCGCTGGACGAAGCTGCCGCCGCCTGCCAGCTGCACCTGGAGCGGCAGCACTGGTTTGCCCTGCTGGAAGCCGCCCACGGCCACAGCGTGGCCTGA
- a CDS encoding aspartate/glutamate racemase family protein: MTLPVIGVAGVTVPGALDCLSKLHQLSASLCCGHHHHPRFVLDQPDFGVVHAAQLQERWDIVEDSIVGSLQRLAVAGAQLAVIPANTVHCRIDGIRQRSPVPVLSMLDVVAADCQRRGLRRVGVLGTRWTMQSHLYRLPFAAVGIEECIPDPAQQAMLQQVIFDELVPTGRASADGLQQLLQVVDGLRAQGCDGLALACTELPLVLDEANCGMPAVDTTAVLAAAAMQAVLG; this comes from the coding sequence ATGACCCTCCCCGTTATCGGCGTAGCCGGCGTGACCGTCCCCGGCGCCCTTGATTGCCTGTCCAAGCTGCACCAGCTTTCTGCCAGCCTGTGCTGCGGTCACCATCATCACCCGCGTTTCGTGCTGGACCAGCCAGACTTTGGCGTGGTGCACGCCGCCCAGCTGCAGGAGCGCTGGGACATTGTGGAAGATTCCATCGTCGGCTCTCTGCAGCGGCTGGCCGTGGCCGGGGCGCAACTGGCGGTGATCCCGGCCAATACCGTGCATTGCCGTATCGATGGCATCCGCCAGCGCTCTCCCGTGCCGGTGCTGAGCATGCTGGACGTGGTAGCCGCCGATTGCCAGCGTCGTGGCCTGCGTCGGGTGGGCGTGCTGGGCACGCGCTGGACCATGCAGTCCCATCTTTACCGCCTTCCATTTGCCGCCGTAGGCATCGAAGAGTGCATTCCAGACCCGGCGCAGCAGGCGATGCTGCAGCAGGTCATCTTTGACGAGCTGGTGCCCACCGGCAGGGCCAGTGCGGACGGCCTGCAGCAACTGTTGCAAGTGGTGGATGGCTTGCGTGCCCAGGGCTGTGATGGCCTTGCCCTGGCCTGTACCGAGCTGCCGCTGGTGCTGGACGAAGCCAATTGCGGCATGCCGGCGGTGGATACCACGGCAGTACTGGCTGCAGCGGCCATGCAGGCTGTGCTCGGCTAG
- a CDS encoding HDOD domain-containing protein encodes MQVADIFEKASGRLPMVPKVVQELIESFHKTDINIDEISDKVGHDQVLTARVLRLANTARFGGSRRVGSLDDAVVLLGFDNLRILVIASGITGATAGIAGFDMKSFWQRSFAMANTAKRLARLAKLDAQLGYTCGLLSNIGELVLHVAMPEQAVQIDKIVAGGADRVATERMLLGVDLTEVGAELARRWNFPDDIQQAIRDQHDLLGDVTQFAIVIGLSAYLVAGFNHDMSEADMQATLPWAVVDKLGIDRDAINAAMGELKEACTGIDDMF; translated from the coding sequence ATGCAAGTGGCGGACATTTTTGAAAAAGCCTCGGGACGGCTGCCCATGGTGCCCAAGGTGGTGCAGGAGCTGATCGAAAGCTTTCACAAGACCGATATCAATATCGATGAAATCAGCGACAAGGTAGGCCATGACCAGGTGCTGACCGCGCGCGTGCTGCGGCTGGCCAATACCGCCCGCTTTGGCGGTAGCCGCCGCGTCGGTTCGCTGGATGATGCCGTGGTATTGCTGGGCTTCGACAATCTGCGCATTCTGGTGATCGCCTCCGGCATTACCGGTGCCACGGCCGGCATTGCCGGCTTTGACATGAAAAGCTTCTGGCAGCGCAGCTTTGCCATGGCCAATACTGCCAAGCGGCTGGCGCGGCTGGCCAAGCTGGATGCCCAGCTGGGTTATACCTGTGGTCTGCTGTCCAATATCGGCGAGCTGGTGCTGCATGTGGCCATGCCGGAACAAGCGGTGCAGATCGACAAGATCGTCGCCGGCGGTGCCGACCGGGTCGCCACCGAACGCATGCTGCTGGGCGTAGACCTGACTGAAGTGGGCGCCGAGCTGGCACGGCGCTGGAACTTCCCCGACGACATCCAGCAAGCCATCCGCGATCAGCACGACCTGCTGGGCGATGTCACCCAGTTTGCCATCGTGATCGGCCTGTCGGCCTACCTGGTGGCCGGCTTCAATCACGACATGAGCGAGGCCGACATGCAGGCCACCCTGCCATGGGCGGTGGTGGACAAGCTGGGCATTGATCGCGACGCCATCAATGCCGCCATGGGCGAACTGAAAGAAGCCTGCACCGGTATCGACGACATGTTCTGA
- a CDS encoding GGDEF domain-containing protein, which produces MTLGSNANISAREHAAREIDRIGHMLVTRWDRSLATHLLSLVSNLERYIQGEDAAQLLPECLALRELLQLWLLQNDTVPGETERYGALRHHLGIVSQLAMMEGRQLLPEHFSGGLIQQGPHLVYLWMPPSEEARNLSEQLSCYGFMVQSMYQASKLAQALQDATPAAVVAYTDFNPGDPIMALADTIRGLCPLLFCSSRYDFEARLLAVRAGASGFLAWPLLAHELIDNLSFGDLGEKRDPLRVMIVEDMASLAGLYANVLNSHGVDALQVTDPARVLDGIVQFRPDLILMDMYMPECNGMELAQIIRQQRLLDGIPILFLSVEKRQSIQLDTLTLGIDGFLTKPVAPEELVVTVINRARRYRKLRSYMINDSLTGLLNHSHLYAQLEYEVLRAKRDQRALSLVMLDLDHFKTINDTYGHPAGDEVLVNLARFLKERLRRSDLISRYGGEEFAIVLPGTRQEDALRIMNAMRQAFSQIEQRSNQQTFRQTFSVGISSLATADDTTLLVQQADDMLYQAKRLGRNRVEGYSPEHVPLSRREAEA; this is translated from the coding sequence ATGACGCTGGGAAGCAACGCAAATATTTCGGCAAGAGAGCACGCGGCACGTGAGATCGACCGTATTGGCCACATGCTGGTGACCCGCTGGGATCGCTCGCTGGCCACGCATCTGCTGTCCTTGGTCAGCAATCTGGAACGTTACATTCAGGGCGAAGACGCCGCACAGCTACTGCCCGAATGCCTGGCACTGCGCGAGCTGTTACAGCTATGGCTGCTGCAGAACGATACGGTGCCGGGCGAAACCGAACGCTATGGCGCGCTACGCCACCATCTGGGCATCGTCAGCCAGCTGGCCATGATGGAAGGCCGCCAGCTGTTGCCGGAACACTTCAGCGGCGGGCTGATCCAGCAGGGGCCGCATCTGGTTTATCTGTGGATGCCGCCCAGCGAAGAAGCCCGCAACCTGAGCGAACAGCTGTCCTGTTATGGTTTCATGGTGCAATCCATGTACCAGGCCTCCAAGCTGGCGCAGGCGCTGCAGGATGCCACGCCGGCAGCGGTGGTGGCTTATACCGACTTCAATCCCGGCGACCCCATCATGGCGCTGGCCGACACCATACGCGGCCTGTGCCCGTTGCTGTTTTGCTCGTCACGCTACGACTTCGAAGCCCGCCTGCTGGCGGTGCGGGCTGGTGCGTCCGGCTTCCTGGCCTGGCCGCTGCTGGCGCACGAGCTGATCGACAACCTCAGCTTTGGCGATCTGGGAGAAAAGCGCGATCCGCTGCGGGTGATGATCGTGGAGGACATGGCCTCGCTGGCCGGCCTCTACGCCAATGTGCTGAACAGCCATGGCGTGGATGCGCTGCAGGTCACCGACCCGGCGCGCGTGCTGGACGGCATCGTGCAATTCCGCCCGGACCTGATCCTGATGGATATGTATATGCCGGAGTGCAATGGCATGGAGTTGGCGCAGATCATCCGCCAGCAACGCTTGCTGGATGGCATTCCCATCCTGTTTCTGTCGGTGGAAAAACGGCAGTCCATCCAGCTGGATACCCTGACGCTGGGCATCGACGGCTTCCTCACCAAGCCGGTGGCGCCGGAAGAGCTGGTGGTGACGGTGATCAACCGCGCGCGCCGCTACCGCAAGCTGCGCTCCTACATGATCAACGACAGCCTCACCGGCCTGCTCAACCACTCCCATCTGTATGCCCAGCTGGAGTACGAAGTATTGCGCGCCAAGCGCGACCAGCGTGCGCTGTCGCTGGTCATGCTGGACCTGGACCACTTCAAGACCATCAACGATACCTATGGCCACCCGGCCGGCGACGAGGTGCTGGTGAATCTGGCCCGCTTCCTGAAAGAGCGGCTGCGCCGTTCCGACCTGATCAGCCGCTATGGCGGCGAAGAGTTTGCCATTGTCCTGCCCGGCACCCGTCAGGAAGACGCCTTGCGCATCATGAATGCCATGCGCCAGGCTTTTTCCCAGATCGAACAGCGCAGCAACCAGCAAACCTTCCGCCAGACCTTCAGCGTCGGCATCAGCTCGCTGGCCACCGCCGACGACACCACCCTGCTGGTGCAGCAGGCGGACGACATGCTGTACCAGGCCAAGCGACTGGGGCGCAACCGGGTAGAGGGCTACTCGCCCGAACATGTCCCGCTGTCGCGGCGCGAAGCGGAAGCCTGA
- a CDS encoding LysR family transcriptional regulator translates to MGTNGLIAMLPDMAVFVLVVERGSFSAAARQLGMTPSALSRQVARLEAALGVRLLERTTRQLRLTDAGQATLARCRSMLDAADEAVQLAQQQHARPQGRVRISMPKAFGRFVVAPLLPAFLASYPQVDVELFISDRDVDPLAEGLDLTVRVTDTPPPGMAGRPLLPVRQLLCASPQYLATHGRPAHPRDLAQHLCLYLAEHEADKRWQLRRGNEQLTVAVSGRYATNHSELRLQGVLAHLGIAPLPHFTTQAALEAGQVETVLDDWEFTTAYRGMAWLLYPPNRYLAPKVRVLIDYLAERLGAKTSP, encoded by the coding sequence ATGGGAACAAATGGACTGATTGCCATGCTGCCGGACATGGCGGTGTTTGTGCTGGTGGTGGAGCGTGGCAGCTTTTCCGCGGCGGCGCGGCAGCTGGGCATGACGCCGTCGGCGCTTAGCCGGCAGGTGGCACGGCTGGAAGCGGCGCTGGGCGTGCGCTTGCTGGAGCGCACCACCCGCCAGTTGCGGCTGACCGATGCCGGGCAGGCCACGCTGGCGCGCTGTCGCAGCATGCTGGATGCTGCTGACGAAGCGGTGCAACTGGCCCAGCAACAACATGCCCGGCCGCAGGGCAGGGTGCGCATCAGTATGCCCAAGGCTTTTGGCCGTTTTGTGGTGGCACCGCTGCTGCCGGCTTTCCTGGCCAGTTATCCACAGGTGGATGTGGAGCTGTTCATCAGCGACCGCGATGTCGACCCGCTGGCCGAGGGGCTGGACCTGACCGTGCGGGTGACTGACACGCCGCCACCGGGCATGGCCGGGCGGCCCTTGCTGCCGGTGCGCCAGCTGCTGTGTGCCTCGCCGCAGTACCTGGCCACGCATGGCCGGCCAGCCCATCCACGCGATCTGGCGCAGCATCTGTGCTTGTACTTGGCCGAGCATGAGGCCGACAAGCGCTGGCAGCTGCGCCGTGGCAATGAACAGCTGACGGTGGCGGTGAGTGGCCGCTACGCCACCAATCACAGCGAACTGCGGCTGCAGGGCGTGCTGGCCCATCTGGGCATTGCACCGCTGCCGCACTTTACCACGCAGGCAGCGCTGGAGGCCGGGCAGGTGGAAACCGTGCTGGACGATTGGGAATTCACCACGGCTTATCGCGGCATGGCCTGGCTGCTGTATCCGCCCAATCGCTATCTGGCACCCAAGGTGCGCGTGCTGATTGACTATCTGGCCGAGCGCCTGGGCGCGAAAACGTCGCCATGA